From one Sphaeramia orbicularis chromosome 9, fSphaOr1.1, whole genome shotgun sequence genomic stretch:
- the LOC115426502 gene encoding interleukin-1 beta-like → MESGMICSVSQAWSPKLPKGIDLEISQHPLKMRSVVNLVIAIERLKQSASESVLDTDFKDENLLSIMLDSIVEETLVLERGSAPPPQFNRTLEYPCSVTDHQQRSLVLVQNSMELHAVMLQGGSDSRKVHLNMSTYVNPASSIEARPVALGIKGTNLYMSCHKEGEEPTLHLETVETKDNLANISTESDMVRFIFYKQDTGLNISTLRSARYPEWYISTAQQDNKPVQMCQETSSRHRIFNLQRQS, encoded by the exons ATGGAATCTGGAATGATATGCAGCGTGAGCCAGGCCTGGAGCCCCAAACTGCCCAAGGGAATTGACTTAGAGATTTCCCAACATCCACTGAAAATGCGCAGTGTGGTCAACCTCGTAATTGCCATCGAAAGGTTAAAGCAGAGTGCCTCAGAATCAGTGCTGGACACCGATTTCAAAGATGAAAACCTGCTGAGCATCATGCTGGATAGCATTGTGGAAG AGACACTTGTTTTGGAGAGAGGTTCGGCTCCACCACCTCAGTTCAACAGAACTCTCGAGTACCCTTGCAGTGTCACTGACCACCAGCAGAGAAGCTTGGTTCTGGTCCAAAACAGCATGGAGCTCCACGCTGTGATGCTGCAGGGAGGCAGTGACAGCCGCAAAG TTCACCTGAACATGTCTACATATGTGAACCCAGCATCCAGCATTGAGGCCAGGCCTGTGGCTCTGGGCATTAAGGGCACAAACCTCTACATGTCCTGCCACAAGGAGGGTGAAGAACCAACCCTGCATTTAGAG ACTGTGGAGACCAAAGACAATCTGGCAAATATCAGCACCGAAAGTGACATGGTGCGATTTATCTTCTACAAACAAGACACTGGGCTGAACATCAGCACCCTCAGATCTGCTCGCTACCCAGAATGGTACATCAGCACTGCACAGCAAGACAACAAGCCAGTGCAAATGTGCCAGGAGACCTCCAGCCGCCACCGGATCTTCAACCTCCAGCGTCAGAGTTAG
- the ckap2l gene encoding cytoskeleton-associated protein 2-like: MEAGEVVSIVSRKEIRRQKLMEYLAAKGKMKLPNLEPHNRDDGQGKNVETSALKVVMGKENKAPADRPRYEGAKVKALPLKSTQNHTSRVLGVNKGNIKGSTLTGQKDSNPVTAIGSHAQSKPNLNKVFTRTYTLASSKHPLGSSNHLRKKTNTTKQSFAVATSNTTRIDLSKSHCRSSSTSCAPTGGLTKNVNGRIIHGPMVKTKTGLVPAVTQLRNRGSDPTSNSATKAGVSTTISFAIKARSSASSVPVSKRSTTSQTKTLPASSLSNPVHRRTTVLLTARAEVKTQNKSNVKPNLGKHSQSSFRNEFSYGEKTISTSSKYPAASAKRNVSDRVPKLNQRVHPTDKSTNQKSVAGAQKIDKQCKSAAHTSSAHSVTIHTSRVINKVPLADLRGKTKTIKETENKRVGITTKTFHAQTGMKRMTATGIPHTVPRLTSSISCTNKPEDKKTPKVPIKLIPQTEGKKMTAAQEERMRKLQEWREAKGKTYKRPPMPVKPQTRHTVALPQPFWTTMKEEDEAHSLICAVDRSLADCIKLLGEGCPTDQVKEVLSRLPAVSQKFAKYWICQARLMEQQGNLDVLPMFEKAVGVVLEPVDELRSVVFEILKRKDELQAPEENAIEQQTPEKVETTPEGSNNSMMTPKPVRALICGERGNSSVVKYKITATPGGPPSQQTEPTRVNGQEVRFFTPVRRSVRIERASLQYPASLQDHDVCVASYNDLIAEDDRETSAEVSPSVINTPMYIYRENEALKDKMCVQLLCDEV, from the exons ATGGAAGCAGGAGAAGTCGTGTCGATAGTTTCCCGAAAAG AGATTCGTAGACAGAAGTTGATGGAATACCTGGCAGCAAAAGGAAAGATGAAACTGCCAAACCTCGA GCCGCACAACCGTGATGATGGTCAGGGTAAAAATGTTGAGACATCTGCTCTTAAG gtTGTCATGGGTAAAGAGAACAAGGCTCCTGCTGACAGGCCAAGATATGAAGGTGCAAAAGTCAAGGCTTTGccacttaaatcaacccaaaaccaCACCTCAAGAGTGTTAGGTGTTAACAAAGGAAATATCAAAGGCAGCACCCTGACTGGACAGAAGGATTCCAATCCTGTAACAGCTATAGGTAGCCACGCTCAGTCAAAACCCAACCTTAATAAAGTGTTCACAAGAACATACACTCTTGCGTCCTCCAAGCACCCCTTGGGTTCCTCAAACCATCTCAGAAagaaaacaaatacaacaaagcAGTCTTTTGCTGTGGCTACTTCAAATACTACTCGTATAGATCTGTCCAAATCACACTGCAGATCCAGCAGTACTTCATGTGCTCCCACAGGAGGCCTGACGAAGAATGTCAATGGCAGGATAATTCATGGCCCCATGGTCAAAACTAAAACAGGTCTTGTTCCTGCAGTAACCCAGCTGAGAAACAGAGGGTCAGATCCAACAAGCAACTCTGCCACAAAAGCTGGTGTCAGCACAACAATTTCATTTGCCATCAAGGCGCGATCTAGTGCCTCATCAGTACCAGTTTCAAAGAGATCTACCACGTCTCAGACGAAAACGTTACCTGCTTCTTCGCTCAGTAATCCTGTTCACAGGAGGACAACTGTTTTATTGACTGCAAGAGCTGAGGTTAAAACTCAGAACAAGTCTAATGTTAAACCAAATTTGGGTAAACATTCTCAGTCATCTTTTAGGAATGAATTTTCATATGGTGAGAAAACAATATCCACATCCTCCAAGTATCCTGCAGCATCAGCTAAACGGAACGTGAGCGATAGAGTGCCAAAATTGAATCAACGAGTTCATCCGACAGACAAGTCCACAAACCAGAAATCAGTGGCTGGAGCACAGAAGATAGACAAACAATGTAAAAGTGCAGCTCATACATCATCTGCACATTCAGTGACCATACACACTTCCAGAGTCATCAACAAAGTCCCTTTGGCTGACCTGAGAGGGAAAACCAAGACAATTAAAGAGACAGAAAACAAGAGGGTAGGCATTACCACAAAAACCTTTCATGCACAAACAGGGATGAAAAGGATGACTGCAACAGGGATACCACACACAGTGCCACGGCTTACCAGCAGCATCAGCTGCACAAACAAACCTGAAGACAAGAAAACACCCAAGGTCCCCATCAAACTCATTCCTCAGACTGAGGGAAAGAAAATGACTGCTGCCCAGGAGGAGCGAAT GAGAAAACTTCAGGAATGGCGGGAAGCCAAAGGCAAAACCTACAAGCGTCCACCCATGCCTGTGAAACCACAAACTAGACACACCGTGGCATTACCCCAGCCTTTCTGGACCACCATGAAGGAGGAAGACGAGGCTCATTCCCTCATCTGTGCTGTGGATCGATCCCTGGCTGACTGTATCAAATTACTTGGAGAG GGTTGTCCTACTGACCAGGTGAAGGAGGTTCTCTCACGGCTTCCAGCTGTGTCTCAAAAGTTTGCAAAATACTGGATTTGCCAGGCCCGGCTGATGGAGCAGCAAGGAAACCTGGATGTCCTGCCCATGTTTGAAAAGGCAGTTGGTGTTGTGCTGGAG CCAGTGGATGAGCTGAGGAGTGTGGTATTTGAGATTCTAAAGAGAAAGGACGAGCTCCAAG CACCTGAGGAGAATGCCATAGAGCAGCAAACTCCAGAAAAAGTGGAAACGACTCCAGAGGGCAGCAATAACTCAATGATGACCCCTAAACCTGTCCGAGCTCTGATTTGCGGTGAGAGAGGAAATTCATCTGTTGTCAAGTACAAGATCACGGCCACCCcagg TGGCCCTCCAAGCcaacaaacagaaccaacacGGGTCAACGGCCAGGAGGTTCGCTTCTTTACCCCCGTGAGACGCTCCGTTCGTATTGAGCGAGCATCGCTTCAATACCCTGCATCCCTCCAGGATCACGATGTCTGTGTTGCCTCCTACAATGACCTGATCGCTGAAGATGATAGAGAGACGTCGGCTGAAGTCAGTCCATCCGTTATCAACACACCCATGTACATTTACCGAGAGAATGAGGCACTTAAGGATAAGATGTGTGTTCAGTTACTTTGTGATGAAGTGTGA